CGCTGGGCACCAGGACCTTCAGTGGCAGCCCCAACCTGACCAAGGTAGTCTTCCTCAACACGCAGCTACATCACTTGGAGCCAGAGACCTTCGAGGGGCTGTCCAAGCTGGAAGACCTGGAGATCACCGGCAGTGCCTTCTCTAGCCTCAATGCCCGCATGTTCTCCCACTTGGGCTCACTGGGCAAGTTCACCTTCAACTTCAACAAGCTGAAGGCCCTGCCCGATGACCTCTTCTGCCACATGAGTGCCCTGGAGACCTTGCAACTAGAGGGCAACCAGCTGCAGACCCTACCCGAGAGGCTCTTCCAGCCACTGAGACACTTGAAGAGTCTCAACCTGGACCAGAACCTGCTGATGCGGCTCCCTGAGGggctgttccatccactggtcagcCTGAGGAGCCTGAGGCTGAGCAACAATGCCCTCTTGCATCTGCCACCAGCTTTATTTGATGGCCTGGGCAACCTGCAGGAGCTCTTCCTGGATGGCAATGCCATCTCTGAGCTGGCCCCGGCCGTGTTCTCACGGCTCTTCAGACTGGAGACACTGTTGTTACAGCACAACGCTCTCAGGCACCTGCCACCAGCCCTCTTCTCTGCCCAGGTCAACCTGACCTTCCTGGACCTGCAATACAATGCCCTTCGGATGCTGCCCCCTGGCCTCTttgcccacaccccacacctgGTCAGCCTGTTCCTGTCCCACAACCAACTGGAAGCTGTTGCAGAAGACACTTTTGCTAACCTGTCGAGCCTCACTTCCCTCAAGCTGTCCCACAACATCATCACCCACCTTCCCGCCAGCATCTTCAGGGATTTGCAGAAGCTGAACAAGCTCTATCTGGACAGCAACAATTTAACAACCTTGCACCCGGGCCTCTTCCAGAACCTGTCTAATATG
This sequence is a window from Ochotona princeps isolate mOchPri1 chromosome 3, mOchPri1.hap1, whole genome shotgun sequence. Protein-coding genes within it:
- the CPN2 gene encoding carboxypeptidase N subunit 2, with protein sequence MLLGACLHWALLLLLLARPSQPCPVGCDCFSHEVFCSDTKLTAIPSDIPPYVTNIVFVESAFTTLGTRTFSGSPNLTKVVFLNTQLHHLEPETFEGLSKLEDLEITGSAFSSLNARMFSHLGSLGKFTFNFNKLKALPDDLFCHMSALETLQLEGNQLQTLPERLFQPLRHLKSLNLDQNLLMRLPEGLFHPLVSLRSLRLSNNALLHLPPALFDGLGNLQELFLDGNAISELAPAVFSRLFRLETLLLQHNALRHLPPALFSAQVNLTFLDLQYNALRMLPPGLFAHTPHLVSLFLSHNQLEAVAEDTFANLSSLTSLKLSHNIITHLPASIFRDLQKLNKLYLDSNNLTTLHPGLFQNLSNMELLSLSKNQLTTLPKGIFDTNYNLFHLALDGNPWQCDCHLAYLFQWLRQYSYQFFNIRTYCAGPAYLQGQIVLTLKEEQLVCPVSWDRLSLLAPGQDDRDPRGGWDLTLEGKDVQNRCTYSNPDGTVVLACDKDHCRWLQVQLSPRQGSPGLAYNASQEWDLRSGCGSVRVTVSIKGLGP